The stretch of DNA GGCGCGGCGCCGCTCGGCGCGTCCCGGGGCATCAGGCGAAACGCCAGGGCGAGCGCCCCGACGACGAGGGGGAGCAGCCAGGCGAGCGTGAGCGCCGAGCGCTGGAGCACGAGCCCGAACGCCCCGAACACCAGGCAGCTCGCCGACAGCGCGAGCGGCCACGGGCCGCGGACGGCGAGGCGTCCGTACGCGAGGCAGAACGCGGCCTCCGCGAGGGCCCCGGCGAGCGACCCGAGCGCGGCGCCGGCGGCGAACGTCGCGCCCTGCTCCCAGGCCAGGAAGAAGACGACCGGGCCCGACGTGAGCGGCAGCCCGACGAGCCAGCCGCTCACGGCGTGGCCCCACCGGCGGCCGGCGACGCTCGCCGCCCCGATGAGGGCCGGCGTCAGGACGAGCTTGAGGGCGAGGCTGTCCAGCGGGGCTAGCCGCGGACGGTCTTCATGACGTCCTCATTCCGGAAGACGTCCTGCGGGTTCCCCTGGAAGATGATTTCGCCGCGATCGATCGCGTAGAGACGGTCGGCCACGCGCGTCGCGTTGACGAGATTCGACTCGGCGATCAGGAGGGAGATGCCCATCGCCTTGATCGCCTTCACCGCCTCGATGAAGCGCGTGACGACCACGGGCGCCAGCCCCTCGAACGGCTCGTCGAGGAGCAGGGTGGAAGGCCCGAGCGTCATCGCGCGCGTGATCGCGACCATCTTCTTCTGGCCCCCGGAGAGGTGGAGGCCCCGACGCGCCATGAACTCGCGGACCTCCGGGAAGACGGCGAAGACGCGCGCGTCGGCGTCGGCGCCCCGCGCCGCGTCCGGGCGGGCGAGCCACGACGTGATCTGGAAGTTCTCCGTCACGGACAGGTCCGGGAAGATCCCGCAGTCCTCCGGCGCGTAGCCGA from Candidatus Methylomirabilota bacterium encodes:
- a CDS encoding ABC transporter ATP-binding protein → MLELERINTFRGPAQILRDVSLRVGDGEAVCLVGRNGAGKTTTIDSIMGLLPVRSGRVTFGGRDITRLPAHRRALLGIGYAPEDCGIFPDLSVTENFQITSWLARPDAARGADADARVFAVFPEVREFMARRGLHLSGGQKKMVAITRAMTLGPSTLLLDEPFEGLAPVVVTRFIEAVKAIKAMGISLLIAESNLVNATRVADRLYAIDRGEIIFQGNPQDVFRNEDVMKTVRG